The Lolium rigidum isolate FL_2022 chromosome 1, APGP_CSIRO_Lrig_0.1, whole genome shotgun sequence region TTTCAATGTGTTGCAGACGCAGTACCTGATGTCGTGGTGGGACTCAGATCTGACTCGCTGGGCTCCTACTTGGTGGGGTATCCGGTGGACGTGTGCAAGAGGCTTCTGGCGCCACCGAGGGAGAGCCTGCTGTACTTCGCCGTGGAGACGCGTGGAGCACTTGGGCGCGATGCAAGGCGGATACTCGTCTGGTATGGATTCCGGCTCGGCCGAGGAGTGGTGGAGGCGGCTGCTGATGGCAAACTTTATCCAACTCGGCATGAGGCATAAGCCCAAATTTCATAAGCTCAAAAGAATAGGAAGAACAGTTTTTTGGAGCTTCTCGTCACCGGAGTTTCTCGCCACCGGAAACCATGAGCCAGCTTCTCTATAaacataagcccaaaagaagtggccgGGGATGGACGTGGAAAATCCCATCCATtttctcctcctccgccgtccgCCGTCGCTGCCACTGACCACCGCTGCTTGCGATGCCGGAGACAGTGGCACAATCCATATATGTAAGCTAGTGCAGTAGTATTAGGAGGCAATGGcgtggcggcacgccgcgcccgttagTTGGTTTTGGTGTCTGCAGTTTGGAGTATACATCCTCGACTTCTTGACATATTGATAGTAAAACTGGTATGCAATTTGGAGTAAACATCACATCATAGATTTTACACAATATAGGAGCAACATTGACTTGGTATACGAACCATGATAGataaatagaagagagaaatgCCTATGTTTATACTGAGAAATTCAACATAGTAGATTAGCCCCAACGGTGTTCATGAACAAACTAAGAGAGGGAAGAGGCATAATTATGCCTGGATACTTGATAACTACTACTACTAAATAGTACTACAATACACCGTGGACCTTCAGACTTGGAAGTGGTAGGTTGGCAGATAAGTCTGAAGGTCCTTTCCTTATAGCAACCCTGATATTTTGGTGCATTCCTTATATACATCACATTTTGGTGCAGGCCCTTTCTTTCACCCGTTTAGATATTATTCTACTCCTTACTTTCGGCCGAACTTGAGACGTTGATCTTAATGTAATTATGGTGTTCTTTTGCTGTCAGGAGAAGAGTTCAGAATCAGTGTCAGCTATATATAGTACTGGATTTTTTCctatttgcttgaagtttgtcttAAGAGTTTGCCGTTTGACTTCGCAATTGGTAGGAATAATGCCTTGGTTTCCTTTTTCTTCACATGTGTCCACTACAGGCAGTGAATGGACAAATATATTGGAAGATTAGTCAGAAAAATAAATGAAATGCCACTTCTATGATTGATTCCGTCTAAAACAACTGATGAAACAGACAGCGAGGATAACTGCAGGACAAATGTATTGTATATAAGGAATGCATGGTGGAAGCTAGCTATGTGAGTATGGCTGAAAGCAAATATCAAGGTTGCTATACAGATGTAGAGGCAGAGATTTATAAAATGATAAACATAAATAAGGAGCACCCAAAATGGACAGAGAATTGTTATATAATGAGGGTAGGCACGACATCAACTTGTAAGTTGTAACAGGACAAATGGCTTCTTCTGTTTTTATCTTCCATGCTCATTGTGGCCTGCCTCTTCAGCTAGAGATAGTTCTTTACCCAGAAATGCCTGGGAATGCGAATGTGCTACATCATTTAACATGTTGGCATACAGCTCATTTACAGAAACATATAACATCTACATATAGAAAATGGTGGGGAGAGGAGTGTTTAGAAAACTGCAATTCAATGTCACAAGATATACATCAGCTGAAGTTTAGTCACATATGTATACCCAACACTGGCATGACATTTTATATGGCAAACAAAGAACTGTTTCTGAACTAAACAAagcagaaagaagaagaaaaatgcaTTACCAATGCAACCTCTTGCTCAGTTCCTCCTCCTAAAGAGCATCTGCAAGCAAGAAGATTAAGCACTACCATTAACATGGAATTTGGGAAAACAGTAAAGTTTGCAATGTGTAAAACAACTAAAGTTACAAATTTATTTACTAAAATTAACTAATTCTGTTTAGAGGAGGAACAAAGAGAAACTATGAAGGGCTGACATCACATACATATCATTGTGCATTTTCACAAATATTATTCAATTTTGTTATGTTTCGCTCGTGATATCTTCACTCTTAACCACATTCCAGTATAACTTTTAAAAAATTACTTATCTAATGGTTCTAGATTGAGCACTTTAAACCCTTCATTCATCAGCATCTCACAGTAGTCTTGTAAATTAAGTTGCTCATCAATTATGTTCCCCATCCAAGCAACTGCACAGAAAACAACACAGTTTAGCTTGCAAATTATTAAATAAGTGCTTACATTGCAATAGGAATTCACAACTTCGAATTAGGGTCTCAGAATCACCCATGTTTGCATCTTCAGGTTCTTAAGTTCGGTATTCTGAAACAGTTCCACGAATTCATTAGAAATAATCCCAAGGAACGCAGAGTTGCAGATGCTTTGGGGGTTATGGTGGAAAACCTTAACCTGCTATGCTGATTACAAAGTGGCTATGTCATCTGTGTGAAATGAGCACCGAAGGCATGCCTGTCGCAGGTACAGCTGATGGGTCTGAGAGGAAATAAAAGATCTTTCACCATCGTAAACCAGATCTAAAACATTAAATTACAGAAACACGGGAACACAATGGAAACCATCAATAGGTTGCACTACATAACACTTCAATTCATATAATTCCCTAGTTGCATTCGAGATAGTACATACCTCGGATAATGAAAAGATCTGGCCAAAACAAATCGTTTGCTCATAATCATTGTAGTACCTAAAAAACATGCCGAACAAACTTGGTGTTTTCAATGCCGAAAGCGAAGCTGAAATCGTTTCAGATAGCACGAAAGTAGATACCCTCTAAAACATTCTCCAACATCATTTCTTCAAAGGGATATCACAATAATACAACATAATTAAATTGTCAAAATCCTGAAGCTTTATCTATGTCACAAATATTGTGCTAGAAAAGCAGAGCAAAATGAATAACCATTCATAAAGGTTGAAGCCACATAGCACACAGATACGTGGGACAGCTTTATGTTTCAGATTTCAGAAGCTAGGGGTCCAAACTCTTTGATTTTCTTCGTTACTGCACTCAAGCACTAAAGATAGATAACAATCCCATGTCCCAAATACTTGGACATAGTGGGAATCTGTAGATACATAGTGCCAAAAGCTTGCACTTCTCACATGATTTATGAGACAACAACCTGACCAAAAATTAAAagaaacttgcaaatcatgaaagGCATTACCTCAAACAGGTGCGCTTGCCACTTATCAACACGCAAGATCTTGCACATATGCTATTTTTGTGCACAGCTAGACCGAAGGTGCAAGCATTAATGGTCGGACAGCCAGGGAAGCAAAGGCCATTAGACATCTTTTGCTATGCGGGCTAGACAAATACCGTGAACGAATGCAAGGACAGGTCAACAAACCAAAAACAATCTAGAACCTACACAAACGAAAAACAAATATTGAAACATCAGATCAACCAATAATAGTATGGAAGGGCTTGAGCCTGAGATCGTGCTAATCTCTACAacttcaaaagaatgaaaaatacATCTAAAAATAGGTCAAATGCTTCAATTTTTGGGACGATGCTAGTGAGGAGATAACCACAAACAGTTCATATATGAGTGATCTCAATTTTGCAGTCGAGATATGaagcaataataaaaattaaaaagttggagACAAAGCACCGAAAAACCAATAAAGTGCGCGGGCTATGTCTACCTTCTCGAGGGCAATCTTCAGGTTGGCCTGCAGAACCATACCTAGCTAATGCTAGACCGGAAGATGCTCGTCCTGCACTCCTGCTCAATACTTCACTCACCACAGCATAACATCCATGACCACAATTTCGTATAGATCTTTATCAAGGCCAGCGCTTCAATACTGCCGACCCCATGGGGGCATGAAGATGGGACTCCACGCCATCCATGAGCGCAACTCACTAACAGCAGCTCCCCCGTGGAGTAACACAGATCATAAACAAAAGAGTGGGAGATAGGGACGAATTAATCTCACCATCTGGCCAGAGGCAGCCACGAGGGTTATGTGGTGTTCGTAGAGAGGCCGCCAAGCCCTCCAAGGAGGCCGGATCACTCGGGTGGAGGTGAGGCGCCaccgcctccctcgccgccggtgGACGCCGCAGTATCTGTCCCGCGAACGGATCCGCCTCGATCCCCGTCGGTGGATGCACGGTCTCCACCACCTCCGCGgctccgcccgcctcccttcTCCTGGTGGACGCCGGACCTGTGCTTCTCCGGTGACCGCCTCCATCCCGGTCGGTGGGCTCCGCAGTCTCCACTCCCTCCGCCACTTTTCCTGTGGGAAGCTAGGGTCAGCCTCCGTTCAGTCGGACTGAGATCCGGTGCCTCGCCTTAAGCAAGGCACGCAGCGCCTTGAGGCACCGGATCAGCCGCTCAAGCCCCATCCAATGGACAGAAGCAAAAGTATCTGGTCAGCACTCAGGTCAACAGCCCACCTCATCTCCTCACGGGAAAAAGAATGAGCGCGCAGCTCCTCCAGGGCAGAGCACAGTGAGCACTGcctccgctcgccgccgccgcccgcagctgccacccgccgccgccgaccggcgccgccacccgccgccgccgtgagAGCGCGCGGTTCTTTCCGGCCCGCCTCCCTTCATCCTCTGGTCGCTTCGCCTCTCCCATCCGGCGCCAATGGCTGGCACCTCCGGCTCACTCCGGTCGAATCCCGTCCAGCGCGCCCTCTGCCCGCCGCGACGGCCCCATCCTCCCTCCTCCTCTGCGTCACTCCATCAGTCCGCTCCATCCATCAATCGAGCTCACAGGAACAAagcaaggaggaggagcagcaagtTTTACACAGGAATTGCAATTTCAGTTATGTAGAAGcaaggaggagcggcggcggcgggcggcgacggGCGGCGCGCTGCTCTGCCCGGGAAGAGCCGCCCGCGCTCTTTCTTTTTCCTGCGGAGCTGCTCTGCCTTGCGCGCGCGTGAGATGATGGGAGATGGGCTGCTGACCAGATACTTTTCCTTCTATCCGTTGGATGGGATTTCAGCGGCTGATCCGGTGCCTCAAGGCGCTGCGTGCCTTGCTTAAGGCGAGGCACCGGATCTCAATCCCGTTCAGTCCACCAGAGAAGCCCACACGTGAGAAAAGGAGGGGACGATTCAGCAGCATGGGGAAAATATGTAAACGAAGCCTCTAGAAACTGCAGAAGAAGGGACACGTAtgcaaaaggaagaaaagaacgtGTCATACACCACTGTAAACAACAACCCCACAATCACCGGAAGAGATCGGTAACCGGTAATACATCCCGCAAAAAAAGCCGAGAATAGATCGACTGAATCAATGAGGAGGGAAAAAAATATTTATGTGTCTCACCATGATTGGATTAAGTAGAGGATAAATAGTCTATGAACAGTGCCCCAATAAATATGAGGTGTGTTAAATTGATCaacttttatatagggtatataATCTGCTTTGGAAAATACTAGCTAGCATAGTATTTGAGTGGTCTAGCCAGAGCATAGCTCACAACGAAGAGAGGGGGGCTGATGATGATTAGGAGGGAATCAGTGTTTCCCACGGGCCTTTTTATTGTGGGAACCTTAAGCCGTTTAAGAGAAAAGGCAATACGCTAACACGCATAAAGAAGGAGGCAATAAACCATACGTGGGACCTCGGTGCGGCGCAGGTCAGGCGAATCGTTCAGGTCGGGGAAGCGGAAGGCGCCGCTGCCCCGAGCCGTTGAATTCGGTGAGAACGGCTCGTTGTTGTCGACGGTCATGTCATTGTCCCCGAACTCAGGGGAGTAGCGGGCGCGACCATCCATTTACGAtagccgcatctgcgagatcgacgGTACGTCCGCGGTGTACCCCGCGTAGTAACCCGGCGACGACGGGGAGCTCGAGATGCTGTTGAGGCCTCCGCCCAAGCTCAGGCACGCTTCCGCAGAAGCCGCCGCTTTCTTTGTGTCGagggcggcgatgcggcgcctcCTGCGGTCGGCCGTGATGAGGGAGCGccggtccatctccttctcccaaTCCTCCTACGACATGGTcgtcggcttctccttcggcgcgacggtgcgcatgttcggcggcgccttcgtcggCGGCTTCGCTACCTTCACCGTAGGCTTTCTCTTCGGTgccatggcgcggcggcgagggtttttcgggttggaggctggatgggagatggagcggctggcgggagaaatgagcggcggagggaACGGGGTTTTGGGGAAGAAGATGTATATTTTGTCggcgtgtggctgacaggcggctcccacgcctaaATTTTCCAGCCTGGCGTCGGCGCGCCCGATCGCGCCCTTGACAAGGGACCGGCACGGCATTGCCGGcgtttctattgggctcgaaaaagcgccggcgccgtttgggcacgccggtgcgagcccatttttgcTCCCGGCCCCAAAAAGCTATCGGGGCTGCTATCGGGGGGTCGATGGAGATGATTAATACCTTTAGACCCAACCATTTCTAAATCCGTTACTAGCAGCCAGTTAACTTCTCCATGTTACATGAATTGTGCCAAACAGTCTAAATCATGTAGGCCAAGTACTTGTTGTCAATCGTAATTAGCTTGATCACAATTCATGATAGATACAAATCATGATGACACCAGATCGTTTCTCTCCTAGGATAGATGCCCGCGTGGTTCTTCAGCTCGATTGTCGTAGGCGAGGAGAGACATAACCTTAACGAGGTCGCCGATGGGCGGTCTCATGGCCGGCTCTTGCTGGACGCACATGAAAGCAACTGCCAGTGCCATCTCCAAATCCTTCGACGGGTACCGGCCTTGCAGCGCCGGGTCTACCATGCGGCGCATGCCCGCCCTGTATTTCAACAATGGCTGGGCCTGAGCCGACAACAAACATCAAATCGATCACAACATTCATGTCAAAATTAACAAGGGGCAGCAAATCTGTGAACATTTACCCATGTGACAAGCATCGAATCTTCCTTGGCGGCCCGGGGGCTGAAGGCCCTGCGCCCTGTAATCAGCTCCAGCAGCACGACGCCGAAGCAATACACGTCCGACGCCATGGACACCTGCGCGGCCATGGTGGTCTCGGGGGCAAGAGCACCGATTGTTCTTATTTGGAATTCCCGGGCTTCCCGGGCTTCAGGGTCATCAAAAAGTCGGCCGGCCTTTGCCAGTTCGTACTGAGACAGCTTTGGGTGGTAGCCCTCCCCGTCTCCGAGCAGAACGTCTGAACTTCGGAGGCATCGGTACACCACGCCTTTGTCGTGCAGATACTGCAATCCTCTGGCCACACCGGCAGCTATGTTCATCCTCGTGCTCCAGTCGAGCCGTGGTTTTTCTGGAGATGGATCTGATGAGCAGAGAATTTACAAGATGGATCCGGTGGTTAAGACAAACTCAAAATGAGCATTGATTCAGTAAAGATAATCGCTAGATTTTAAGTATGTAGCAAACATATACCGTGGAGGTGATCTTCCAGAGAACCCAGTGGCATGTACTCATGAACCAAAATCCGATGATTGCCGTCGGCGCAGAAGCCGATAAGGTTGACGAGCTTGGGGTGGCGCAGATCGTTGAGCATCACCACGCGGGCAAGAAACTCGCTGTTGCGTTGCTCCGTTGACACATTATTACGATCCACAAGATGCTGCAGCTTCACAGCAACAACCTACGAATGTACAGTGTCATCCCACTTATGTATCAGTTTCCCCCTCACATTGCTCATGTGGTTATGGTACATATGCAACTAAGTAAGAAGGAATTAGCTAGCTGGATTCAATCGATTATACCTGGTTGACGCTCTTCAGGCGGCCTCTGTACACGCACGGCTCGCTACCAGCGACGAGGTTCTCGTCCCTGAAATTCCTGGTCGCCGCCGAGAGCTCCTCGAATGAGAAAGTTCGAGCGGCGGCAGGGACGTTGCGATTGAGCGGATCGCCTTCCACCGGCGGCGGTGGCACTCTCCCCTTTCGCACACC contains the following coding sequences:
- the LOC124663964 gene encoding serine/threonine-protein kinase PBL27-like → MEACIPCLGVRKGRVPPPPVEGDPLNRNVPAAARTFSFEELSAATRNFRDENLVAGSEPCVYRGRLKSVNQVVAVKLQHLVDRNNVSTEQRNSEFLARVVMLNDLRHPKLVNLIGFCADGNHRILVHEYMPLGSLEDHLHDPSPEKPRLDWSTRMNIAAGVARGLQYLHDKGVVYRCLRSSDVLLGDGEGYHPKLSQYELAKAGRLFDDPEAREAREFQIRTIGALAPETTMAAQVSMASDVYCFGVVLLELITGRRAFSPRAAKEDSMLVTWAQPLLKYRAGMRRMVDPALQGRYPSKDLEMALAVAFMCVQQEPAMRPPIGDLVKVMSLLAYDNRAEEPRGHLS